A single genomic interval of Xyrauchen texanus isolate HMW12.3.18 chromosome 8, RBS_HiC_50CHRs, whole genome shotgun sequence harbors:
- the LOC127648273 gene encoding interferon-induced very large GTPase 1-like, protein MSTRRDSTENTEKGPTGNSSPEQTSEDSETSDSRKGVNMNFGTTGVSPGQELQPEKTRRENREHLFQRLHLEGKLQNKLEREDVLQITADSSQSQESCAEEELFQTFLQKLLLMDYRARYIKTKETKKQEHTQHKDNDSSDDEGDFFREMSLSNEETSRSDPVHPMDVQMAVFHCADSFLKQLMVTKLSQCQYALPLLVPDPFTQHIEFPLWTFRQINKSWKTFDDAGKIISKVQSVCKAETPMVCFFRFGSVSSSKSHLMNRLINEKHNTFFHRNCPGSSRTRVLMDGVVEIAWYCPSGKNTDTFTECVAFCNLHGDAGDHEKQLQILTEMSSVNVVILPQLEKDDKNMTKVEKLFKDSKPLICLFTRDKSSVIQTKKGKYKIGLKDRNQSDVSEELRRAINDCLSISSSESSSIFRLEDVSKHSDIRVDEDDNEDCRRGKEAAQQMMRLLENKDLTKIKESFLPCQGKLWHQWCQKNKELHRPQGSETEMETSKKQQEMKEIREEQHQCVLSDFMKYFINEMNEKYATNNKTVFLKWFGILLDEHTSTELSDLHHKYDDKWSKVLEKKSNNDNSDQFKTDQAELERISEELQAATFGLEHILREIGQIYESCSSVKKNKEGLQFHFSSLPSLAAEMMISGFPLELMDGDAAHVPVIWISAILDELKEKLGDHSVFVLSVLGVQSSGKSTMLNAMFGLQFAVSAGRCTRGAFMQLVRVSEQMKAQLKFDYILVVDTEGLRAPELAGRSTRLHDNELATFVVGLGHLTLINIFGENPSEMQDTLQIVVQAFLRMKKVRLNPSCMFVHQNVSDITAGEKNMEGRRRLLEKLDEMTKLAAKDEVSDAESFSDVIEFDVQKDVKYFAQLWEGSPPMAPPNPNYCENIQDLKKTILKQASTSDGMMLKHLKDCIQDLWEALLNERFVFSFRNSLEISTYRKLETEYSKWTWILRTAMLEIENKLHNNIENETIHEVDEAHLQRELKEKSEEGKKSMSDFFEKDKDKEILIQWKTSFEIKIKELQENIVRETKRKLNEILQQRELKKETEAQKTHHENTLFEISKELALTLKDKANDEETLKKEFDLFWEQHVKKIIRDTHPIKDIDILRDVKQLLSEIYESAAVDHWRENRDIFCVLIYSDYVQLKKSRGITGSVRNLYRGAKDMFGVALSKEDETQIRTLVSEIAHETDKMILSFNISKMGYNKSYIQELTDYIKSKLTEHQNGPVKYLFKNEFSIDLVFSICKKSNKTFTDQHRLFRDANDPVLYMEKKRGEYFSVFQKYCKGATSAAVFGEIICQKLKDPIEQSVYKNTARDLADEMRTNCESLNGNRSNLEKHILKTLAEEEDFNKYMNYIDNPRHHFKSFIRDEVSQYITDKFSVSVRPKMMKNIKLLQEKIMNAAHESTEHVQVNMNSVDVDLWLKCFTQKLSDVLIFSVKDFSGVSRDDVKIKHLEDVIRKEFPSVISDISSEFSTETFPVILDRKDRPDEILIGHLCQCCWVQCPFCAAICTNTIEYHDGDHSVPVHRVDGLKGWHYEGTQDLCANFCTTSVASDKIFISSGQSYSYKEYRTAGDDYANWSITPDLSELPYWKWFVCRFQKDLEKHYNKKFQGSGQIPDGWKKHSQQDAIESLNKNF, encoded by the exons attcAACTGAAAACACAGAGAAGGGTCCAACAGGAAACAGCAGCCCAGAGCAAACATCTGAAGATTCCGAAACAAGTGATTCAAGAAAG GGAGTAAACATGAACTTTGGGACAACAGGAGTCAGTCCAGGTCAAGAATTACAACCGGAAAAGACTAGAAGAGAAAATAGAGAGCATCTGTTTCAGAGACTTCATCTTGAGGGCAAACTGCAAAACAAACTGGAAAGAGAAGATGTTCTTCAGATAACTGCAGATTCATCACAGTCTCAAGAGTCTTGTGCTGAAGAGGAACTGTTTCAGACATTCCTACAAAAACTACTGTTGATGGACTACAGAGCAAGATACATTAAAACTAAAGAGACCAAAAAACAAGAACACACACAGCACAAAGACAATGACTCGTCTGATGATGAAGgtgattttttcagagaaatgTCTTTGTCTAATGAAGAAACAAGCAGATCAGATCCTGTTCACCCAATGGATGTTCAGATGGCTGTGTTTCATTGTGCTGATAGTTTCCTGAAGCAGCTGATGGTGACTAAACTGTCACAGTGTCAGTATGCTCTGCCTCTGCTTGTACCTGATCCATTCACACAACACATTGAGTTTCCTCTCTGGACATTCAGACAAATCAACAAGAGCTGGAAGACATTTGATGATGCAGGTAAAATCATCAGTAAAGTCCAGTCAGTCTGTAAGGCAGAAACTCCAATGGTGTGTTTCTTCAGGTTTGGCTCAGTGTCCTCATCCAAGTCTCATCTGATGAACAGACTGATCAATGAGAAACACAACACGTTCTTCCACAGGAACTGCCCAGGCAGCAGCAGAACCAGAGTACTGATGGATGGAGTGGTGGAGATCGCCTGGTACTGCCCGTCTGGAAAAAACACGGATACATTTACTGAGTGTGTTGCGTTCTGTAATCTACATGGAGATGCAGGAGACCATGAGAAACAGCTGCAGAtcctcactgaaatgtcctcagTCAATGTTGTTATTCTGCCACAACTTGAGAAGGAtgacaaaaatatgacaaaaGTTGAAAAACTCTTCAAAGACTCAAAGCCACTCATTTGCCTTTTTACTCGGGACAAATCTTCTGTAATTCagacaaaaaaaggaaaatacaaaATAGGGTTGAAAGACAGAAATCAGTCAGATGTGTCTGAAGAACTCAGAAGAGCTATAAATGATTGTCTCTCAATCTCATCTTCAGAATCATCTTCCATTTTCAGACTTGAAGATGTGTCCAAACACTCAGATATCAGAGTAGATGAAGATGATAATGAAGACTGCAGGAGAGGAAAAGAAGCAGCACAGCAGATGATGAGATTACTGGAGAATAAAGATCTGACAAAAATCAAAgaatcatttctgccctgtcagGGAAAACTGTGGCATCAGTGGTGTCAGAAGAACAAAGAACTACACCGACCTCAAGGGAGTGAAACAGAAATGGAAACCAGTAAAAAACAACAAGAGATGAAGGAAATCCGTGAAGAGCAGCATCAGTGTGTGCTTAGTGACTTCATGAAGTACTTTattaatgaaatgaatgaaaaatatgcCACCAATAATAAAACTGTTTTCCTGAAATGGTTTGGGATCCTGCTGGATGAACACACCTCAACTGAACTTTCTGATCTAcatcacaaatatgatgataagTGGTCAAAAGTCTTAGAAAAGAAATCAAATAATGATAATTCTGACCAATTTAAAACTGATCAAGCAGAACTTGAGAGAATATCTGAGGAGCTACAGGCTGCAACCTTTGGTTTGGAGCACATCCTGAGAGAGATCGGTCAGATCTATGAATCATGTTCATCTGTGAAGAAGAACAAGGAAGGTCTGCAGTTTCACTTCTCTTCTCTCCCGAGTCTTGCAGCAGAGATGATGATCTCTGGATTTCCTCTGGAGCTGATGGATGGAGATGCTGCTCATGTTCCTGTGATCTGGATCTCTGCTATTCTAGATGAACTCAAGGAGAAACTGGGAGACCACAGTGTGTTTGTGCTGTCAGTTTTAGGTGTTCAGAGCTCTGGGAAATCCACCATGTTGAATGCCATGTTTGGACTGCAGTTTGCCGTCAGTGCTGGCAGATGCACCAGAGGAGCTTTCATGCAGCTGGTCAGAGTGTCAGAGCAGATGAAAGCACAGCTGAAGTTTGACTATATTCTGGTGGTTGATACTGAGGGACTTCGTGCTCCAGAACTGGCTGGAAGATCAACGAGACTTCATGACAATGAACTGGCCACATTTGTTGTGGGTCTTGGGCATCTGACATTGATCAACATCTTTGGAGAAAACCCATCTGAGATGCAGGACACTCTTCAGATTGTTGTTCAGGCCTTCCTGAGGATGAAGAAGGTCAGACTGAATCCCAGCTGCATGTTTGTGCATCAGAATGTTTCAGACATCACAGCTGGAGAGAAAAacatggagggaaggagacgacTGTTGGAGAAACTGGATGAAATGACAAAACTTGCTGCTAAAGATGAAGTCAGTGATGCAGAAAGTTTCAGTGATGTCATTGAATTTGATGTTCAGAAGGATGTGAAGTATTTTGCACAACTCTGGGAGGGCAGCCCACCCATGGCACCACCAAACCCAAACTACTGTGAAAATATTCAAGATCTAAAGAAAACAATTCTTAAACAGGCCTCAACATCAGATGGCATGATGCTGAAACACCTGAAAGATTGTATTCAAGATCTCTGGGAGGCTTTACTAAATGAACGATTTGTGTTTAGCTTCAGAAATTCTCTGGAGATTTCAACATACAGGAAACTGGAGACAGAATACAGCAAGTGGACCTGGATTCTCCGCACTGCCATGCTGGAAATTGAGAACAAACTACACAACAACATAGAAAATGAAACAATTCATGAGGTTGATGAAGCACACCTTCAAAGAGAACTGAAAGAGAAAAGTGAAGAAGGGAAAAAATCTATGTCAGATTTCTTTGAGAAAGACAAAGATAAAGAAATTCTGATTCAGTGGAAAACTTCATTTGAGATAAAAATCAAAGAGCTTCAAGAAAACATTGTGAGAGAAACAAAAAGGAAATTAAATGAGATTCTTCAACAGCGAGAACTGAAGAAAGAGACTGAAGCTCAGAAGACACATCATGAAAACACTCTCTTTGAAATAAGCAAAGAACTTGCCTTAACACTCAAAGACAAAGCAAATGATGAAGAAACACTGAAGAAAGAGTTTGATTTGTTTTGGGAACAGCATGTGAAGAAGATCATCAGAGACACTCATCCAATCAAAGACATTGACATATTAAGAGATGTGAAACAACTCCTCAGTGAAATCTATGAAAGTGCAGCTGTCGATCACTGGAGGGAGAACAGGGATATTTTCTGTGTGTTGATTTATTCAGATTATGTACAGTTAAAGAAATCCAGAGGAATTACAGGATCTGTTAGAAACCTCTACAGAGGAGCAAAAGATATGTTTGGTGTTGCTCTGTCTAAAGAGGATGAAACCCAAATAAGAACGTTAGTCAGTGAAATTGCTCATGAGACAGACAAAATGATCCTGTCATTTAACATTTcaaagatgggctacaacaaaagCTACATTCAAGAACTCACAGACTATATAAAGTCAAAACTCACTGAACATCAGAATGGACCAGTGAAATATCTGTTCAAGAATGAATTCTCCATTGATTTAGTGTTTTCCATCTGTAAGAAATCAAACAAGACTTTCACTGACCAACACAGACTGTTCAGAGACGCCAATGATCCTGTTCTCTACATGGAGAAGAAGAGAGGAGAGTACTTCAGTGTTTTCCAGAAATATTGTAAAGGTGCAACATCAGCTGCTGTTTTTGGTGAGATCATCTGTCAGAAACTGAAAGATCCCATTGAACAGAGTGTCTACAAAAACACTGCCAGAGATTTAGCAGATGAAATGAGAACAAACTGTGAATCACTGAATGGAAACAGATCTAATCTGGAGAAACACATCCTGAAGACACTGGCAGAAGAGGAGGATTTTAACAAATACATGAACTACATTGATAATCCCAGACATCACTTCAAGAGTTTCATCAGAGATGAAGTCAGTCAGTACATCACTGATAAGTTCAGTGTCAGTGTTCGGCCCAAGATGATGAAGAACATCAAACTCCTGCAGGAGAAGATCATGAAcgcagctcatgaatctactgaacatgttcaagtgaaca tgaacagtgtaGATGTTGATTTGTGGTTGAAGTGTTTCACACAGAAGCTCTCAGATGTGCTGATATTCTCTGTTAAAGACTTCAGTGGAGTGAGTCGTGATGACGTTAAGATCAAACACTTAGAAGATGTGATCAGAAAGGAATTTCCTTCAGTAATATCAGACATAAGCAGTGAATTCAGTACAGAGACTTTTCCAGTAATTCTGGACCGTAAGGACAGACCAGATGAGATTCTGATTGGTCACTTGTGTCAGTGCTGTTGGGTTCAGTGTCCTTTCTGTGCTGCAATCTGCACCAACACAATAGAGTACCATGATGGAGATCACAGTGTTCCTGTCCATCGAGTGGATGGACTGAAAGGATGGCATTATGAAGGAACACAGGATCTCTGTGCTAATTTTTGTACAACTTCAGTGGCAagtgataaaatatttatatcaTCAGGTCAGTCATATTCATACAAAGAATACAGAACAGCAGGAGATGATTATGCTAACTGGAGCATCACTCCTGACCTCTCTGAGCTGCCGTACTGGAAGTGGTTTGTGTGCAGATTCCAGAAAGATCtggaaaaacattataataaaaagTTCCAGGGCTCGGGTCAGATTCCAGATGGGTGGAAGAAGCACTCACAGCAAGATGCTATTGAGagtctgaataaaaacttttaG